In a genomic window of Erinaceus europaeus chromosome 12, mEriEur2.1, whole genome shotgun sequence:
- the EXOC7 gene encoding exocyst complex component 7 isoform X8 has translation MIPPQEASVRRREIEDKLKQEEETLSFIRDSLEKSDQLTKNMVSILSSFESRLMKLENSIIPVHKQTENLQRLQENVEKTLSCLDHVISYYHVAADTEKIIREGPTGRLEEYLGSMAKIQKAVEYFQDNNPDSPELNKVKLLFERGKESLESEFRSLMTRHSKVVSPILILDLISSEEELEVQEEAPLEHLPESVLQDVIRISRWLVEYGRNQDFMNVYYQIRSSQLDRSIKGLREHFRKSSSSSGVPYSPAIPNKRKDTPTKKPVKRPGRDDMLDVETDAYIHCISAFVKLAQSEYQLLMDVIPEHHQKKTFDSLIQDALDGLMLEGENIVSAARKAIIRHDFSAVLTVFPILRHLKQTKPEFDQVLQGTAASTKNKLPSLITSMETVGAKALEDFADNIKNDPDKEYNMPKDGTVHELTSNAILFLQQLLDFQETAGAMLASQETSSSATSYSSEFSKRLLSTYICKVLGNLQLNLLSKSKVYEDPALSAIFLHNNYNYILKALEKSELIQLVAVTQKTAERSYREHIEQQIQTYQRSWLKVTDYITEKNIPVFQPGVKLRDKERQMIKERFKGFNDGLEELCKIQKAWAIPDTEQRDKIRQAQKNIVQETYGAFLHRYSNVPFTKNTEKYIKYRVEQVGDMIDRLFDTSA, from the exons ATGATCCCGCCGCAGGAGGCGTCCGTCCGGCGGCGGGAGATCGAAGACAAACTAAAACAG GAAGAGGAGACGCTGTCCTTCATCCGAGACAGCCTGGAGAAGAGCGACCAGCTCACCAAAAACATG GTGTCCATCCTGTCATCCTTTGAAAGCCGCCTTATGAAGCTGGAGAATTCCATCATCCCGGTACACAAGCAGACAGAGAACCTGCAGCGGCTCCAGGAGAATGTTGAAAAGACTCTCTCCTGCCTGGACCACGTCATCAGTTACTACCATGTGGCCGCCGACACCGAGAAGATCATCAGGGAAGG CCCCACAGGTAGGCTGGAAGAGTACCTAGGAAGCATGGCCAAAATTCAGAAGGCTGTGGAGTACTTCCAGGACAATAACCCAGACAGCCCAGAGCTCAACAAAGTG AAGCTGCTGTTTGAAAGGGGGAAGGAGTCCCTGGAATCAGAGTTTCGCAGCCTGATGACCCGGCACAGTAAGGTCGTCTCCCCTATACTCATCCTGGATCTGATCAGCAGTGAAGAGGAGCTGGAGGTTCAGGAGGAGGCGCCCCTAGAGCACCTGCCCGAGAGTGTGCTCCAGGACGTGATCCGGATCTCCCGCTGGCTGGTGGAATATGGCCGAAACCAAG ATTTCATGAACGTCTACTACCAGATTCGCTCCAGCCAGTTGGACCGCTCCATCAAAGGTCTGAGGGAGCACTTTCGGAAGAGCAGTTCCTCCTCCGGAGTTCCCTATTCCCCTGCTATCCCCAACAAGAGGAAAGACACACCCACCAAGAAGCCTGTCAAGCGGCCAG ggAGAGATGACATGTTGGACGTGGAGACAGACGCCTACATCCACTGCATCAGTGCCTTCGTCAAGTTGGCTCAGAGCGAGTACCAGCTGCTGATGGATGTTATCCCTGAGCACCACCAGAAAAAGACTTTTGACTCCCTGATACAG GATGCTTTGGACGGGCTGATGCTTGAGGGAGAGAACATCGTGTCGGCTGCCCGCAAAGCCATCATCCGGCACGACTTCTCTGCGGTGCTCACTGTGTTCCCCATCCTGCGCCACCTCAAGCAGACCAAGCCTGAGTTTGACCAGGTGCTCCAG GGCACGGCCGCCAGCACCAAGAACAAGCTGCCCAGCCTCATCACCTCCATGGAGACGGTCGGAGCCAAAGCGCTGGAGGACTTCGCCGACAACATCAAG AATGACCCGGACAAGGAATACAACATGCCCAAGGATGGCACTGTGCATGAGCTCACAAGCAAC GCTATTCTCTTCCTGCAGCAGCTCCTGGATTTCCAGGAGACAGCAGGCGCCATGCTGGCCTCCCAAG AGACCAGCTCTTCAGCCACCAGCTATAGCTCCGAGTTCAGCAAGCGCCTCCTAAGCACCTATATCT gtaaagTCCTGGGCAACCTGCAGTTGAACTTGCTGAGCAAGTCCAAGGTGTATGAAGACCCGGCTCTGAGCGCCATCTTCCTGCACAACAACTACAACTACATTCTCAAGGCCCTAGAGAA gTCTGAGCTGATCCAGTTGGTGGCAGTGACCCAGAAGACTGCCGAGCGCTCCTACCGGGAGCATATTGAGCAGCAGATCCAGACCTACCAACGCAG CTGGCTAAAGGTCACCGACTATATCACCGAGAAGAATATACCTGTATTCCAGCCAGGAGTCAAG CTCCGGGACAAGGAACGGCAGATGATCAAGGAGCGATTCAAG GGCTTCAATGATGGCCTTGAAGAATTGTGCAAGATCCAGAAAGCCTGGGCTATTCCAGATACAGAGCAGAGGGACAAGATTCGCCAAGCACAGAAAAACATTGTTCAGGAGACCTATGGAGCCTTTCTGCACAG GTACAGCAACGTGCCCTTCACCAAGAACACTGAAAAGTACATCAAGTACCGTGTGGAGCAGGTGGGCGACATGATTGACCGCCTCTTTGATACGTCCGCCTGA
- the EXOC7 gene encoding exocyst complex component 7 isoform X5 — protein sequence MIPPQEASVRRREIEDKLKQEEETLSFIRDSLEKSDQLTKNMVSILSSFESRLMKLENSIIPVHKQTENLQRLQENVEKTLSCLDHVISYYHVAADTEKIIREGPTGRLEEYLGSMAKIQKAVEYFQDNNPDSPELNKVKLLFERGKESLESEFRSLMTRHSKVVSPILILDLISSEEELEVQEEAPLEHLPESVLQDVIRISRWLVEYGRNQDFMNVYYQIRSSQLDRSIKGLREHFRKSSSSSGVPYSPAIPNKRKDTPTKKPVKRPGTIRKAQNLLKQYSQHGLDGKKGGSNLIPLEGRDDMLDVETDAYIHCISAFVKLAQSEYQLLMDVIPEHHQKKTFDSLIQDALDGLMLEGENIVSAARKAIIRHDFSAVLTVFPILRHLKQTKPEFDQVLQGTAASTKNKLPSLITSMETVGAKALEDFADNIKNDPDKEYNMPKDGTVHELTSNAILFLQQLLDFQETAGAMLASQETSSSATSYSSEFSKRLLSTYICKVLGNLQLNLLSKSKVYEDPALSAIFLHNNYNYILKALEKSELIQLVAVTQKTAERSYREHIEQQIQTYQRSWLKVTDYITEKNIPVFQPGVKLRDKERQMIKERFKGFNDGLEELCKIQKAWAIPDTEQRDKIRQAQKNIVQETYGAFLHRYSNVPFTKNTEKYIKYRVEQVGDMIDRLFDTSA from the exons ATGATCCCGCCGCAGGAGGCGTCCGTCCGGCGGCGGGAGATCGAAGACAAACTAAAACAG GAAGAGGAGACGCTGTCCTTCATCCGAGACAGCCTGGAGAAGAGCGACCAGCTCACCAAAAACATG GTGTCCATCCTGTCATCCTTTGAAAGCCGCCTTATGAAGCTGGAGAATTCCATCATCCCGGTACACAAGCAGACAGAGAACCTGCAGCGGCTCCAGGAGAATGTTGAAAAGACTCTCTCCTGCCTGGACCACGTCATCAGTTACTACCATGTGGCCGCCGACACCGAGAAGATCATCAGGGAAGG CCCCACAGGTAGGCTGGAAGAGTACCTAGGAAGCATGGCCAAAATTCAGAAGGCTGTGGAGTACTTCCAGGACAATAACCCAGACAGCCCAGAGCTCAACAAAGTG AAGCTGCTGTTTGAAAGGGGGAAGGAGTCCCTGGAATCAGAGTTTCGCAGCCTGATGACCCGGCACAGTAAGGTCGTCTCCCCTATACTCATCCTGGATCTGATCAGCAGTGAAGAGGAGCTGGAGGTTCAGGAGGAGGCGCCCCTAGAGCACCTGCCCGAGAGTGTGCTCCAGGACGTGATCCGGATCTCCCGCTGGCTGGTGGAATATGGCCGAAACCAAG ATTTCATGAACGTCTACTACCAGATTCGCTCCAGCCAGTTGGACCGCTCCATCAAAGGTCTGAGGGAGCACTTTCGGAAGAGCAGTTCCTCCTCCGGAGTTCCCTATTCCCCTGCTATCCCCAACAAGAGGAAAGACACACCCACCAAGAAGCCTGTCAAGCGGCCAG GGACGATCCGTAAAGCTCAGAACCTTCTGAAACAGTATTCCCAGCATGGTCTAGATGGGAAAAAGGGGGGCTCTAACCTCATTCCTCTGGAAG ggAGAGATGACATGTTGGACGTGGAGACAGACGCCTACATCCACTGCATCAGTGCCTTCGTCAAGTTGGCTCAGAGCGAGTACCAGCTGCTGATGGATGTTATCCCTGAGCACCACCAGAAAAAGACTTTTGACTCCCTGATACAG GATGCTTTGGACGGGCTGATGCTTGAGGGAGAGAACATCGTGTCGGCTGCCCGCAAAGCCATCATCCGGCACGACTTCTCTGCGGTGCTCACTGTGTTCCCCATCCTGCGCCACCTCAAGCAGACCAAGCCTGAGTTTGACCAGGTGCTCCAG GGCACGGCCGCCAGCACCAAGAACAAGCTGCCCAGCCTCATCACCTCCATGGAGACGGTCGGAGCCAAAGCGCTGGAGGACTTCGCCGACAACATCAAG AATGACCCGGACAAGGAATACAACATGCCCAAGGATGGCACTGTGCATGAGCTCACAAGCAAC GCTATTCTCTTCCTGCAGCAGCTCCTGGATTTCCAGGAGACAGCAGGCGCCATGCTGGCCTCCCAAG AGACCAGCTCTTCAGCCACCAGCTATAGCTCCGAGTTCAGCAAGCGCCTCCTAAGCACCTATATCT gtaaagTCCTGGGCAACCTGCAGTTGAACTTGCTGAGCAAGTCCAAGGTGTATGAAGACCCGGCTCTGAGCGCCATCTTCCTGCACAACAACTACAACTACATTCTCAAGGCCCTAGAGAA gTCTGAGCTGATCCAGTTGGTGGCAGTGACCCAGAAGACTGCCGAGCGCTCCTACCGGGAGCATATTGAGCAGCAGATCCAGACCTACCAACGCAG CTGGCTAAAGGTCACCGACTATATCACCGAGAAGAATATACCTGTATTCCAGCCAGGAGTCAAG CTCCGGGACAAGGAACGGCAGATGATCAAGGAGCGATTCAAG GGCTTCAATGATGGCCTTGAAGAATTGTGCAAGATCCAGAAAGCCTGGGCTATTCCAGATACAGAGCAGAGGGACAAGATTCGCCAAGCACAGAAAAACATTGTTCAGGAGACCTATGGAGCCTTTCTGCACAG GTACAGCAACGTGCCCTTCACCAAGAACACTGAAAAGTACATCAAGTACCGTGTGGAGCAGGTGGGCGACATGATTGACCGCCTCTTTGATACGTCCGCCTGA
- the EXOC7 gene encoding exocyst complex component 7 isoform X4: protein MIPPQEASVRRREIEDKLKQEEETLSFIRDSLEKSDQLTKNMVSILSSFESRLMKLENSIIPVHKQTENLQRLQENVEKTLSCLDHVISYYHVAADTEKIIREGPTGRLEEYLGSMAKIQKAVEYFQDNNPDSPELNKVKLLFERGKESLESEFRSLMTRHSKVVSPILILDLISSEEELEVQEEAPLEHLPESVLQDVIRISRWLVEYGRNQDFMNVYYQIRSSQLDRSIKGLREHFRKSSSSSGVPYSPAIPNKRKDTPTKKPVKRPGHEHDFRVKHLSEALNDKHGLLAGRDDMLDVETDAYIHCISAFVKLAQSEYQLLMDVIPEHHQKKTFDSLIQDALDGLMLEGENIVSAARKAIIRHDFSAVLTVFPILRHLKQTKPEFDQVLQGTAASTKNKLPSLITSMETVGAKALEDFADNIKNDPDKEYNMPKDGTVHELTSNAILFLQQLLDFQETAGAMLASQVLGDTYNIPLDPRETSSSATSYSSEFSKRLLSTYICKVLGNLQLNLLSKSKVYEDPALSAIFLHNNYNYILKALEKSELIQLVAVTQKTAERSYREHIEQQIQTYQRSWLKVTDYITEKNIPVFQPGVKLRDKERQMIKERFKGFNDGLEELCKIQKAWAIPDTEQRDKIRQAQKNIVQETYGAFLHRYSNVPFTKNTEKYIKYRVEQVGDMIDRLFDTSA, encoded by the exons ATGATCCCGCCGCAGGAGGCGTCCGTCCGGCGGCGGGAGATCGAAGACAAACTAAAACAG GAAGAGGAGACGCTGTCCTTCATCCGAGACAGCCTGGAGAAGAGCGACCAGCTCACCAAAAACATG GTGTCCATCCTGTCATCCTTTGAAAGCCGCCTTATGAAGCTGGAGAATTCCATCATCCCGGTACACAAGCAGACAGAGAACCTGCAGCGGCTCCAGGAGAATGTTGAAAAGACTCTCTCCTGCCTGGACCACGTCATCAGTTACTACCATGTGGCCGCCGACACCGAGAAGATCATCAGGGAAGG CCCCACAGGTAGGCTGGAAGAGTACCTAGGAAGCATGGCCAAAATTCAGAAGGCTGTGGAGTACTTCCAGGACAATAACCCAGACAGCCCAGAGCTCAACAAAGTG AAGCTGCTGTTTGAAAGGGGGAAGGAGTCCCTGGAATCAGAGTTTCGCAGCCTGATGACCCGGCACAGTAAGGTCGTCTCCCCTATACTCATCCTGGATCTGATCAGCAGTGAAGAGGAGCTGGAGGTTCAGGAGGAGGCGCCCCTAGAGCACCTGCCCGAGAGTGTGCTCCAGGACGTGATCCGGATCTCCCGCTGGCTGGTGGAATATGGCCGAAACCAAG ATTTCATGAACGTCTACTACCAGATTCGCTCCAGCCAGTTGGACCGCTCCATCAAAGGTCTGAGGGAGCACTTTCGGAAGAGCAGTTCCTCCTCCGGAGTTCCCTATTCCCCTGCTATCCCCAACAAGAGGAAAGACACACCCACCAAGAAGCCTGTCAAGCGGCCAG GTCACGAGCATGATTTCCGAGTTAAGCATCTGTCCGAGGCCCTGAACGACAAGCACGGGCTGCTGGCTG ggAGAGATGACATGTTGGACGTGGAGACAGACGCCTACATCCACTGCATCAGTGCCTTCGTCAAGTTGGCTCAGAGCGAGTACCAGCTGCTGATGGATGTTATCCCTGAGCACCACCAGAAAAAGACTTTTGACTCCCTGATACAG GATGCTTTGGACGGGCTGATGCTTGAGGGAGAGAACATCGTGTCGGCTGCCCGCAAAGCCATCATCCGGCACGACTTCTCTGCGGTGCTCACTGTGTTCCCCATCCTGCGCCACCTCAAGCAGACCAAGCCTGAGTTTGACCAGGTGCTCCAG GGCACGGCCGCCAGCACCAAGAACAAGCTGCCCAGCCTCATCACCTCCATGGAGACGGTCGGAGCCAAAGCGCTGGAGGACTTCGCCGACAACATCAAG AATGACCCGGACAAGGAATACAACATGCCCAAGGATGGCACTGTGCATGAGCTCACAAGCAAC GCTATTCTCTTCCTGCAGCAGCTCCTGGATTTCCAGGAGACAGCAGGCGCCATGCTGGCCTCCCAAG TTCTTGGGGACACATACAATATTCCTTTAGACCCCCGAG AGACCAGCTCTTCAGCCACCAGCTATAGCTCCGAGTTCAGCAAGCGCCTCCTAAGCACCTATATCT gtaaagTCCTGGGCAACCTGCAGTTGAACTTGCTGAGCAAGTCCAAGGTGTATGAAGACCCGGCTCTGAGCGCCATCTTCCTGCACAACAACTACAACTACATTCTCAAGGCCCTAGAGAA gTCTGAGCTGATCCAGTTGGTGGCAGTGACCCAGAAGACTGCCGAGCGCTCCTACCGGGAGCATATTGAGCAGCAGATCCAGACCTACCAACGCAG CTGGCTAAAGGTCACCGACTATATCACCGAGAAGAATATACCTGTATTCCAGCCAGGAGTCAAG CTCCGGGACAAGGAACGGCAGATGATCAAGGAGCGATTCAAG GGCTTCAATGATGGCCTTGAAGAATTGTGCAAGATCCAGAAAGCCTGGGCTATTCCAGATACAGAGCAGAGGGACAAGATTCGCCAAGCACAGAAAAACATTGTTCAGGAGACCTATGGAGCCTTTCTGCACAG GTACAGCAACGTGCCCTTCACCAAGAACACTGAAAAGTACATCAAGTACCGTGTGGAGCAGGTGGGCGACATGATTGACCGCCTCTTTGATACGTCCGCCTGA
- the EXOC7 gene encoding exocyst complex component 7 isoform X7, with product MIPPQEASVRRREIEDKLKQEEETLSFIRDSLEKSDQLTKNMVSILSSFESRLMKLENSIIPVHKQTENLQRLQENVEKTLSCLDHVISYYHVAADTEKIIREGPTGRLEEYLGSMAKIQKAVEYFQDNNPDSPELNKVKLLFERGKESLESEFRSLMTRHSKVVSPILILDLISSEEELEVQEEAPLEHLPESVLQDVIRISRWLVEYGRNQDFMNVYYQIRSSQLDRSIKGLREHFRKSSSSSGVPYSPAIPNKRKDTPTKKPVKRPGRDDMLDVETDAYIHCISAFVKLAQSEYQLLMDVIPEHHQKKTFDSLIQDALDGLMLEGENIVSAARKAIIRHDFSAVLTVFPILRHLKQTKPEFDQVLQGTAASTKNKLPSLITSMETVGAKALEDFADNIKNDPDKEYNMPKDGTVHELTSNAILFLQQLLDFQETAGAMLASQVLGDTYNIPLDPRETSSSATSYSSEFSKRLLSTYICKVLGNLQLNLLSKSKVYEDPALSAIFLHNNYNYILKALEKSELIQLVAVTQKTAERSYREHIEQQIQTYQRSWLKVTDYITEKNIPVFQPGVKLRDKERQMIKERFKGFNDGLEELCKIQKAWAIPDTEQRDKIRQAQKNIVQETYGAFLHRYSNVPFTKNTEKYIKYRVEQVGDMIDRLFDTSA from the exons ATGATCCCGCCGCAGGAGGCGTCCGTCCGGCGGCGGGAGATCGAAGACAAACTAAAACAG GAAGAGGAGACGCTGTCCTTCATCCGAGACAGCCTGGAGAAGAGCGACCAGCTCACCAAAAACATG GTGTCCATCCTGTCATCCTTTGAAAGCCGCCTTATGAAGCTGGAGAATTCCATCATCCCGGTACACAAGCAGACAGAGAACCTGCAGCGGCTCCAGGAGAATGTTGAAAAGACTCTCTCCTGCCTGGACCACGTCATCAGTTACTACCATGTGGCCGCCGACACCGAGAAGATCATCAGGGAAGG CCCCACAGGTAGGCTGGAAGAGTACCTAGGAAGCATGGCCAAAATTCAGAAGGCTGTGGAGTACTTCCAGGACAATAACCCAGACAGCCCAGAGCTCAACAAAGTG AAGCTGCTGTTTGAAAGGGGGAAGGAGTCCCTGGAATCAGAGTTTCGCAGCCTGATGACCCGGCACAGTAAGGTCGTCTCCCCTATACTCATCCTGGATCTGATCAGCAGTGAAGAGGAGCTGGAGGTTCAGGAGGAGGCGCCCCTAGAGCACCTGCCCGAGAGTGTGCTCCAGGACGTGATCCGGATCTCCCGCTGGCTGGTGGAATATGGCCGAAACCAAG ATTTCATGAACGTCTACTACCAGATTCGCTCCAGCCAGTTGGACCGCTCCATCAAAGGTCTGAGGGAGCACTTTCGGAAGAGCAGTTCCTCCTCCGGAGTTCCCTATTCCCCTGCTATCCCCAACAAGAGGAAAGACACACCCACCAAGAAGCCTGTCAAGCGGCCAG ggAGAGATGACATGTTGGACGTGGAGACAGACGCCTACATCCACTGCATCAGTGCCTTCGTCAAGTTGGCTCAGAGCGAGTACCAGCTGCTGATGGATGTTATCCCTGAGCACCACCAGAAAAAGACTTTTGACTCCCTGATACAG GATGCTTTGGACGGGCTGATGCTTGAGGGAGAGAACATCGTGTCGGCTGCCCGCAAAGCCATCATCCGGCACGACTTCTCTGCGGTGCTCACTGTGTTCCCCATCCTGCGCCACCTCAAGCAGACCAAGCCTGAGTTTGACCAGGTGCTCCAG GGCACGGCCGCCAGCACCAAGAACAAGCTGCCCAGCCTCATCACCTCCATGGAGACGGTCGGAGCCAAAGCGCTGGAGGACTTCGCCGACAACATCAAG AATGACCCGGACAAGGAATACAACATGCCCAAGGATGGCACTGTGCATGAGCTCACAAGCAAC GCTATTCTCTTCCTGCAGCAGCTCCTGGATTTCCAGGAGACAGCAGGCGCCATGCTGGCCTCCCAAG TTCTTGGGGACACATACAATATTCCTTTAGACCCCCGAG AGACCAGCTCTTCAGCCACCAGCTATAGCTCCGAGTTCAGCAAGCGCCTCCTAAGCACCTATATCT gtaaagTCCTGGGCAACCTGCAGTTGAACTTGCTGAGCAAGTCCAAGGTGTATGAAGACCCGGCTCTGAGCGCCATCTTCCTGCACAACAACTACAACTACATTCTCAAGGCCCTAGAGAA gTCTGAGCTGATCCAGTTGGTGGCAGTGACCCAGAAGACTGCCGAGCGCTCCTACCGGGAGCATATTGAGCAGCAGATCCAGACCTACCAACGCAG CTGGCTAAAGGTCACCGACTATATCACCGAGAAGAATATACCTGTATTCCAGCCAGGAGTCAAG CTCCGGGACAAGGAACGGCAGATGATCAAGGAGCGATTCAAG GGCTTCAATGATGGCCTTGAAGAATTGTGCAAGATCCAGAAAGCCTGGGCTATTCCAGATACAGAGCAGAGGGACAAGATTCGCCAAGCACAGAAAAACATTGTTCAGGAGACCTATGGAGCCTTTCTGCACAG GTACAGCAACGTGCCCTTCACCAAGAACACTGAAAAGTACATCAAGTACCGTGTGGAGCAGGTGGGCGACATGATTGACCGCCTCTTTGATACGTCCGCCTGA
- the EXOC7 gene encoding exocyst complex component 7 isoform X6, whose amino-acid sequence MIPPQEASVRRREIEDKLKQEEETLSFIRDSLEKSDQLTKNMVSILSSFESRLMKLENSIIPVHKQTENLQRLQENVEKTLSCLDHVISYYHVAADTEKIIREGPTGRLEEYLGSMAKIQKAVEYFQDNNPDSPELNKVKLLFERGKESLESEFRSLMTRHSKVVSPILILDLISSEEELEVQEEAPLEHLPESVLQDVIRISRWLVEYGRNQDFMNVYYQIRSSQLDRSIKGLREHFRKSSSSSGVPYSPAIPNKRKDTPTKKPVKRPGHEHDFRVKHLSEALNDKHGLLAGRDDMLDVETDAYIHCISAFVKLAQSEYQLLMDVIPEHHQKKTFDSLIQDALDGLMLEGENIVSAARKAIIRHDFSAVLTVFPILRHLKQTKPEFDQVLQGTAASTKNKLPSLITSMETVGAKALEDFADNIKNDPDKEYNMPKDGTVHELTSNAILFLQQLLDFQETAGAMLASQETSSSATSYSSEFSKRLLSTYICKVLGNLQLNLLSKSKVYEDPALSAIFLHNNYNYILKALEKSELIQLVAVTQKTAERSYREHIEQQIQTYQRSWLKVTDYITEKNIPVFQPGVKLRDKERQMIKERFKGFNDGLEELCKIQKAWAIPDTEQRDKIRQAQKNIVQETYGAFLHRYSNVPFTKNTEKYIKYRVEQVGDMIDRLFDTSA is encoded by the exons ATGATCCCGCCGCAGGAGGCGTCCGTCCGGCGGCGGGAGATCGAAGACAAACTAAAACAG GAAGAGGAGACGCTGTCCTTCATCCGAGACAGCCTGGAGAAGAGCGACCAGCTCACCAAAAACATG GTGTCCATCCTGTCATCCTTTGAAAGCCGCCTTATGAAGCTGGAGAATTCCATCATCCCGGTACACAAGCAGACAGAGAACCTGCAGCGGCTCCAGGAGAATGTTGAAAAGACTCTCTCCTGCCTGGACCACGTCATCAGTTACTACCATGTGGCCGCCGACACCGAGAAGATCATCAGGGAAGG CCCCACAGGTAGGCTGGAAGAGTACCTAGGAAGCATGGCCAAAATTCAGAAGGCTGTGGAGTACTTCCAGGACAATAACCCAGACAGCCCAGAGCTCAACAAAGTG AAGCTGCTGTTTGAAAGGGGGAAGGAGTCCCTGGAATCAGAGTTTCGCAGCCTGATGACCCGGCACAGTAAGGTCGTCTCCCCTATACTCATCCTGGATCTGATCAGCAGTGAAGAGGAGCTGGAGGTTCAGGAGGAGGCGCCCCTAGAGCACCTGCCCGAGAGTGTGCTCCAGGACGTGATCCGGATCTCCCGCTGGCTGGTGGAATATGGCCGAAACCAAG ATTTCATGAACGTCTACTACCAGATTCGCTCCAGCCAGTTGGACCGCTCCATCAAAGGTCTGAGGGAGCACTTTCGGAAGAGCAGTTCCTCCTCCGGAGTTCCCTATTCCCCTGCTATCCCCAACAAGAGGAAAGACACACCCACCAAGAAGCCTGTCAAGCGGCCAG GTCACGAGCATGATTTCCGAGTTAAGCATCTGTCCGAGGCCCTGAACGACAAGCACGGGCTGCTGGCTG ggAGAGATGACATGTTGGACGTGGAGACAGACGCCTACATCCACTGCATCAGTGCCTTCGTCAAGTTGGCTCAGAGCGAGTACCAGCTGCTGATGGATGTTATCCCTGAGCACCACCAGAAAAAGACTTTTGACTCCCTGATACAG GATGCTTTGGACGGGCTGATGCTTGAGGGAGAGAACATCGTGTCGGCTGCCCGCAAAGCCATCATCCGGCACGACTTCTCTGCGGTGCTCACTGTGTTCCCCATCCTGCGCCACCTCAAGCAGACCAAGCCTGAGTTTGACCAGGTGCTCCAG GGCACGGCCGCCAGCACCAAGAACAAGCTGCCCAGCCTCATCACCTCCATGGAGACGGTCGGAGCCAAAGCGCTGGAGGACTTCGCCGACAACATCAAG AATGACCCGGACAAGGAATACAACATGCCCAAGGATGGCACTGTGCATGAGCTCACAAGCAAC GCTATTCTCTTCCTGCAGCAGCTCCTGGATTTCCAGGAGACAGCAGGCGCCATGCTGGCCTCCCAAG AGACCAGCTCTTCAGCCACCAGCTATAGCTCCGAGTTCAGCAAGCGCCTCCTAAGCACCTATATCT gtaaagTCCTGGGCAACCTGCAGTTGAACTTGCTGAGCAAGTCCAAGGTGTATGAAGACCCGGCTCTGAGCGCCATCTTCCTGCACAACAACTACAACTACATTCTCAAGGCCCTAGAGAA gTCTGAGCTGATCCAGTTGGTGGCAGTGACCCAGAAGACTGCCGAGCGCTCCTACCGGGAGCATATTGAGCAGCAGATCCAGACCTACCAACGCAG CTGGCTAAAGGTCACCGACTATATCACCGAGAAGAATATACCTGTATTCCAGCCAGGAGTCAAG CTCCGGGACAAGGAACGGCAGATGATCAAGGAGCGATTCAAG GGCTTCAATGATGGCCTTGAAGAATTGTGCAAGATCCAGAAAGCCTGGGCTATTCCAGATACAGAGCAGAGGGACAAGATTCGCCAAGCACAGAAAAACATTGTTCAGGAGACCTATGGAGCCTTTCTGCACAG GTACAGCAACGTGCCCTTCACCAAGAACACTGAAAAGTACATCAAGTACCGTGTGGAGCAGGTGGGCGACATGATTGACCGCCTCTTTGATACGTCCGCCTGA